Proteins encoded together in one Bradyrhizobium sp. PSBB068 window:
- a CDS encoding Nramp family divalent metal transporter, translating to MDARTPDMSPVSVSNAAPGGWRDDAGHARSLPEVNATVQVPSAGVWWRRLLAFAGPGYLVSVGYMDPGNWATDLAGGSKFGYTLLSVILLSNLMAILLQALAARLGIATDRDLAQACRATYSRPVNLLLWLACEAAIIACDLAEVIGTAIALKLLFGIPLIGGALLAALDAFLLLLLMNRGFRFLEAFVIALLIVIAVCFAVQIAAAAPPIAGVLGGFMPSREIVTNPEMLYIAIGIIGATVMPHNLYLHSSIVQTRAYPRTEEGRRDAIKWATTDSTIALMLALFVNAAILVLAAATFHKSGHSDVAEIDQAFELLSPLLGLGIASTLFAVALLASGLNSTVTATLAGQIVMQGFLDLKLPDWLQRLVTRGIAIIPVIVVAALYGESGTAQLLVFSQVVLSMQLPFAVIPLVRFVSDKRKMGALAISMPVAVAAWIVAGLIVILNLKLLFDTIFGT from the coding sequence ATGGACGCTCGGACTCCTGATATGTCTCCCGTTTCTGTTTCCAACGCCGCGCCCGGCGGTTGGCGCGATGATGCCGGCCATGCGCGCAGCCTGCCTGAGGTGAACGCGACCGTTCAGGTGCCGAGTGCAGGCGTCTGGTGGCGCCGGCTGCTCGCCTTCGCCGGCCCGGGCTATCTGGTCTCGGTCGGCTACATGGATCCCGGCAACTGGGCCACCGATCTCGCGGGCGGCTCGAAGTTCGGCTACACGCTGCTGTCGGTCATCCTGCTCTCCAACCTGATGGCGATCCTGCTGCAGGCGCTTGCCGCGCGGCTCGGCATCGCGACCGATCGCGATCTGGCGCAGGCCTGCCGTGCGACCTATTCGCGGCCGGTGAATTTGCTGCTGTGGCTCGCCTGCGAGGCCGCGATCATTGCCTGCGACCTTGCCGAGGTGATCGGCACCGCGATCGCGCTCAAGCTCTTGTTCGGCATTCCCCTGATCGGCGGCGCACTGCTGGCGGCGCTCGACGCGTTCCTTTTGCTGCTGCTGATGAACCGCGGCTTCCGCTTCCTCGAAGCCTTCGTGATCGCGCTGTTGATCGTGATCGCGGTCTGCTTCGCGGTGCAGATCGCCGCCGCCGCGCCGCCGATCGCCGGCGTGCTCGGCGGCTTCATGCCGTCGCGCGAGATCGTCACCAATCCGGAGATGCTCTACATCGCGATCGGCATCATCGGCGCCACCGTGATGCCGCATAACCTCTATCTGCACTCATCGATCGTGCAGACCCGCGCCTATCCGCGCACCGAGGAGGGGCGGCGCGACGCGATCAAATGGGCGACCACGGATTCCACCATCGCGCTGATGCTGGCGCTGTTCGTCAACGCCGCGATCCTGGTGCTGGCGGCCGCGACCTTCCACAAGAGCGGCCATTCCGACGTCGCCGAGATCGACCAGGCGTTCGAACTGCTGTCGCCGCTGCTCGGGCTCGGCATCGCCTCGACGCTGTTTGCCGTGGCGCTGCTCGCCTCCGGCCTCAACTCGACGGTGACGGCAACGCTGGCCGGCCAGATCGTGATGCAGGGCTTTCTCGACCTCAAGCTGCCCGACTGGCTGCAGCGGCTGGTGACCCGCGGCATCGCGATCATCCCGGTGATCGTGGTCGCCGCGCTCTATGGCGAGAGCGGCACCGCGCAGCTCCTGGTGTTCAGCCAGGTGGTGCTGTCGATGCAGCTGCCCTTCGCGGTGATCCCGCTGGTGCGCTTCGTGTCCGACAAGCGCAAGATGGGCGCGCTCGCGATCTCGATGCCGGTCGCGGTGGCGGCGTGGATCGTCGCCGGCCTGATCGTGATCCTGAACCTGAAGCTGTTGTTCGATACGATCTTCGGTACCTAG
- a CDS encoding PspA/IM30 family protein, producing MIKLPVETPTATLRYALAPDPSGIEAIEATFAAYDRMMAVLAEVAPVGANLVSLHAQAYERIRKETGLPARLVTLGLRDRANYIAGAAVRRIPLDDKLFAIKGPTSLTISTVSGRVLVPFDVPGYVSGWESPFPAHLISDGRGYEIHIAVKSKSAQPEEKTMLHEGILARMGRLLAAIASQTIDNVENNNKVALVKQAIREIDAGADEARYALGKSRAEEFRLKRRREELDTETAGLKEKIRLALAENREDLARAGVARQIDLESQVIALERAMDFIELEIDEQTKALQAMLGARREAEARLTDLEQSLVREARDETSRGPSTTNTLSAERAMAAIARVTGVPASSVLGDKELDELDRLHREKEIAARLERIKSEK from the coding sequence ATGATCAAACTTCCCGTCGAGACGCCAACCGCAACGCTGCGCTACGCCCTCGCACCCGACCCGTCGGGCATCGAAGCGATCGAAGCGACCTTTGCGGCCTATGACCGGATGATGGCTGTTCTCGCCGAGGTCGCGCCCGTCGGCGCCAACCTCGTCTCGCTGCACGCCCAGGCCTATGAGCGGATCCGCAAGGAAACGGGCCTGCCCGCGCGCCTCGTCACGCTCGGCCTGCGCGACCGCGCCAACTACATCGCGGGCGCCGCCGTCCGCCGGATACCGCTCGACGACAAGTTGTTTGCGATCAAGGGTCCAACTTCACTGACCATTAGCACTGTCAGCGGACGCGTGTTGGTGCCGTTCGACGTGCCGGGATATGTCTCTGGCTGGGAAAGCCCCTTCCCGGCGCATTTGATCTCGGATGGTCGCGGCTACGAAATCCACATCGCCGTCAAATCGAAATCAGCACAACCGGAGGAGAAGACCATGCTTCACGAAGGCATCCTTGCACGTATGGGCCGGCTTCTTGCCGCCATCGCGAGCCAGACCATCGACAATGTCGAGAACAACAACAAGGTCGCGCTGGTCAAGCAGGCGATCCGCGAGATCGACGCCGGCGCCGACGAAGCGCGCTATGCGCTCGGCAAGTCGCGTGCCGAAGAATTCCGCCTGAAGAGGCGTCGCGAGGAACTGGATACCGAAACCGCTGGTCTGAAGGAGAAGATCCGTCTCGCACTTGCGGAAAATCGCGAGGACCTCGCGCGCGCCGGCGTCGCACGGCAAATTGATCTGGAGTCGCAGGTGATCGCGCTGGAACGCGCGATGGATTTCATCGAGCTCGAAATCGATGAGCAGACCAAGGCACTGCAGGCCATGCTCGGCGCGCGCCGCGAGGCGGAGGCGCGATTAACCGATCTCGAACAAAGTCTGGTCCGCGAGGCCAGGGACGAAACCAGCCGGGGCCCATCGACGACCAATACATTGAGTGCTGAACGCGCCATGGCGGCGATCGCCCGGGTGACCGGTGTTCCCGCTTCCAGCGTGCTCGGCGACAAGGAGCTTGACGAACTCGATCGCCTGCACCGCGAAAAGGAAATCGCGGCGCGGCTTGAAAGGATCAAGTCAGAAAAATGA
- a CDS encoding DUF1449 family protein → MSAVGDILLAPDVRPFAVAAAIMVALGGIELLTTMVGLSISELIGKEFAVEAESHNALSGLFLWINAGRLPLLILIILVLGIFSIGGFLLQGLAHAAGTAIPVSIAAVVAAAGSIPVIRNTSRGLARIIPRDESYAVSDSDFVGKVATVSVGPLDQGLPGRVRLKDVFGNWHTVSARASAESEALPVGASVLLVDRDAKSFIAISAPADLVEQQHSSNRA, encoded by the coding sequence ATGAGTGCAGTTGGCGACATCCTGCTCGCCCCCGACGTACGGCCCTTCGCGGTCGCGGCTGCGATCATGGTGGCACTTGGCGGTATCGAGTTGCTCACCACCATGGTCGGACTTTCGATCAGCGAACTCATCGGCAAGGAGTTCGCGGTCGAGGCCGAGAGCCACAATGCTCTCAGTGGCCTGTTTCTCTGGATCAACGCCGGGCGGCTTCCCCTCCTGATCCTGATCATCCTGGTACTTGGCATATTCTCGATCGGAGGCTTTCTGCTCCAGGGACTGGCGCATGCCGCAGGCACCGCCATCCCGGTTTCCATTGCCGCCGTGGTTGCCGCCGCAGGCAGCATTCCCGTGATCAGAAACACCAGCCGCGGCCTCGCCCGCATCATTCCGCGCGACGAGAGCTATGCGGTCAGCGACAGCGACTTTGTCGGCAAGGTCGCCACCGTGTCGGTCGGCCCGCTCGATCAGGGCCTGCCGGGCCGGGTTCGTCTCAAGGATGTCTTCGGCAACTGGCACACCGTGTCGGCGCGTGCCAGCGCCGAGTCCGAGGCATTGCCGGTCGGCGCCAGCGTGCTGCTGGTCGACCGCGACGCCAAAAGCTTCATCGCGATATCAGCTCCAGCCGACCTGGTCGAACAACAACACTCTTCCAACAGGGCATAA
- a CDS encoding flotillin family protein translates to MWELAIPVAIGVLAILVIGLLFAKLYKRSTRDEAYVRTGLGGQKVVLDGGSLVLPIFHSTAAVNLKTLRLEVARGGPDSLITKDRMRVDIGAEFYLRVKPDSSSIALAAQTLGNRTNDAAELRELVEAKFVDGLRSVAATMNLEELQEQRATFVKAVQDAVGADIQNNGLELESVSLTRLDQSDIKHFNPSNFFDAHGLTTLTKITKEREQERNQIVRTTEVNIAQQDLVARQTTLTIESTKREAELAQQRDIANKTAAMRAQTAQVEQTALQNEAEYRIQQELAVANKQTEANQARDTRKIEADLAVKRRTTETDRELQIVAQEAAIAVATKSKEQSEAQTIAETARALAIAAEEKVTTARATEVAERDKIINVIAARKVAETNAMPITVMAEAEKQAAANKAEATNVLAKADANAATTRAAGVKALGQAEAEVATLKAEARNKLSAEMIDYDLNLARINVIPSALAEAVKPIEKISDIRIFDTGSMLGRGGANGHGNGNGGLGLGDGLAAQLLSVSAFKPMIDKILSEAGFPAGSDALTSLTSALAQRKAEAAAAPAVSDDARPATLVGTITGQLAPGPTPQ, encoded by the coding sequence ATGTGGGAACTTGCTATACCCGTCGCTATTGGCGTCCTTGCCATTCTCGTTATCGGTCTGCTGTTCGCAAAGCTTTACAAGCGCTCGACGCGCGACGAGGCCTATGTCCGCACCGGCCTCGGCGGCCAGAAGGTGGTGCTCGACGGCGGCTCGCTGGTGCTGCCGATCTTCCACTCCACCGCTGCGGTAAACCTGAAGACCTTGCGGCTCGAGGTCGCGCGCGGCGGCCCGGACTCGCTGATCACCAAGGACCGCATGCGCGTCGACATCGGCGCCGAGTTCTACCTGCGCGTCAAGCCCGATAGCTCCTCGATCGCCCTCGCTGCGCAGACGCTCGGCAACCGCACCAACGACGCTGCCGAGCTGCGCGAGCTGGTCGAGGCCAAGTTCGTCGACGGCCTGCGCTCGGTCGCCGCGACCATGAACCTGGAAGAGTTGCAGGAGCAGCGCGCGACCTTCGTCAAGGCGGTGCAGGACGCGGTCGGCGCCGACATCCAGAACAACGGCCTCGAGCTTGAATCGGTGTCGCTGACCCGGCTCGACCAGAGCGACATCAAGCACTTCAACCCGAGCAATTTCTTCGACGCTCACGGTCTGACCACGCTGACCAAGATCACCAAGGAGCGTGAACAGGAGCGCAACCAGATCGTCCGCACCACCGAGGTCAATATCGCCCAGCAGGACCTGGTGGCGCGGCAGACCACGCTGACGATCGAAAGCACCAAGCGCGAGGCCGAGCTCGCCCAGCAGCGCGACATCGCCAACAAGACCGCGGCGATGCGCGCGCAGACCGCGCAGGTCGAGCAGACCGCGTTGCAGAACGAGGCCGAATACCGCATCCAGCAGGAGCTCGCGGTCGCCAACAAGCAGACCGAGGCCAACCAGGCCCGCGACACCCGCAAGATCGAGGCCGATCTCGCGGTCAAGCGCCGCACCACTGAGACCGACCGCGAGCTGCAGATCGTGGCGCAGGAAGCCGCAATCGCGGTTGCGACCAAGAGCAAGGAGCAGTCGGAAGCCCAGACCATCGCGGAGACAGCGCGCGCACTCGCGATCGCGGCCGAAGAAAAGGTGACCACCGCCCGCGCCACCGAGGTCGCCGAACGCGACAAGATCATCAACGTGATCGCCGCGCGCAAGGTTGCCGAGACCAATGCAATGCCGATCACGGTGATGGCGGAAGCCGAGAAGCAGGCTGCGGCCAACAAGGCCGAGGCCACCAACGTGCTGGCGAAAGCCGACGCCAACGCAGCCACCACCCGCGCCGCTGGCGTCAAGGCACTCGGTCAGGCCGAGGCAGAAGTTGCGACATTGAAGGCGGAGGCGCGCAACAAGCTGAGCGCCGAGATGATCGACTACGACCTCAACCTCGCCCGCATCAACGTGATCCCGAGCGCGCTCGCCGAGGCGGTGAAGCCGATCGAGAAGATCTCCGACATCCGGATCTTCGACACCGGCAGCATGCTCGGCCGCGGCGGTGCCAACGGCCATGGCAACGGCAATGGCGGTCTCGGGCTCGGCGACGGGCTCGCCGCGCAATTGCTGTCGGTCTCGGCATTCAAGCCGATGATCGACAAGATCCTTTCGGAGGCCGGCTTCCCGGCAGGGTCCGATGCGCTGACCAGCCTGACCAGCGCGCTGGCGCAGCGCAAGGCCGAGGCCGCCGCGGCTCCCGCGGTCAGTGACGATGCCCGGCCGGCCACGCTGGTCGGCACCATCACCGGCCAGCTCGCACCGGGACCCACGCCGCAGTAA
- a CDS encoding MFS transporter, whose amino-acid sequence MSADTPRLPATFNRLAWSNLAAQSAEQIALAAAPIVAVLVLGVGEGQTGLLQTALTLPFILFAIPAGLLADRVSRRWVMAGSEALRAVALAAILLLLWLGAMTLPLLALLGFIAVCGTVAYSVAAPALVPSLVTSQQLPAANARIELARTVAFASGPALGGVLVGWVGAAPAFGFAAALSAIAVVLLAGLYEPARAPAPRRHPLQDIKEGAIFVMHHALLRPVFITQFIFNTASFLLLAVFVPYAVRHLGLSATGVGTTLAMYGVGMVVGALFATRVMKRLAFGTVIGLGPVTGLVASLVMALTTWIATPLLAGLGFFLLGVGPILWVISTTTLRQSVTPPSLLGRVSAINIMSYGARPLGSALGAIVGGLYGAEACLYLAAAIFAAQALVILLSPAVSLTRQPDMVGEPARC is encoded by the coding sequence ATGTCCGCCGATACGCCTCGCCTGCCGGCCACCTTCAATCGCCTCGCCTGGTCCAACCTTGCCGCGCAATCGGCCGAGCAGATCGCGCTTGCAGCTGCGCCCATCGTCGCCGTGCTGGTGCTCGGCGTCGGCGAAGGCCAGACCGGCCTGCTGCAGACCGCGCTTACGCTGCCCTTCATCCTGTTTGCAATTCCCGCCGGCCTACTCGCCGATCGCGTGTCGCGGCGCTGGGTCATGGCGGGCTCCGAGGCGCTGCGCGCAGTGGCCCTTGCCGCGATCCTGCTGTTGCTCTGGCTCGGCGCGATGACCTTGCCGTTGCTCGCTTTGCTCGGCTTCATCGCGGTCTGCGGCACGGTTGCCTACAGTGTCGCTGCTCCTGCGCTGGTCCCGTCACTGGTGACATCGCAGCAACTCCCAGCCGCCAACGCTCGCATCGAGCTGGCGCGCACCGTCGCGTTCGCCAGCGGTCCAGCACTCGGCGGCGTGCTGGTCGGCTGGGTCGGCGCCGCGCCCGCATTCGGCTTCGCCGCGGCGCTGTCGGCGATCGCGGTCGTGCTGCTGGCCGGCCTCTACGAGCCGGCGCGTGCGCCCGCACCGCGGCGCCACCCGTTGCAGGACATCAAGGAAGGCGCTATTTTCGTGATGCACCATGCCTTGCTGCGGCCCGTCTTCATCACCCAGTTCATCTTCAACACCGCCTCGTTCCTGCTGCTCGCCGTGTTCGTGCCCTATGCGGTGCGCCACCTCGGGCTCAGCGCCACCGGCGTCGGCACGACACTTGCGATGTATGGGGTCGGCATGGTGGTCGGCGCGCTGTTCGCCACCCGTGTGATGAAGCGGCTGGCGTTCGGCACCGTGATCGGGCTCGGCCCCGTCACCGGCCTGGTCGCCTCGCTCGTGATGGCGTTGACGACCTGGATTGCCACGCCGCTGCTCGCCGGCCTCGGCTTTTTCCTGCTCGGCGTCGGCCCGATCCTGTGGGTGATCTCGACCACCACGCTGCGGCAGTCGGTAACGCCGCCCTCGCTGCTCGGCCGCGTCTCGGCGATCAACATCATGAGCTACGGCGCCCGCCCGCTCGGCTCCGCGCTGGGCGCCATCGTCGGCGGCCTGTACGGTGCCGAAGCCTGCCTCTACCTCGCAGCCGCGATCTTCGCCGCCCAGGCGCTGGTGATCCTGCTGTCGCCCGCGGTGTCGCTGACGCGGCAGCCGGACATGGTCGGCGAGCCTGCGCGCTGCTGA
- a CDS encoding adenylate/guanylate cyclase domain-containing protein, translated as MELTPRLRLMNWLVRQGLTGLPENDLLRGFCERCRAAGMPLSRAIVFIDTLHPIFEGRGFRWNDGESNEADIFEYGSTSTGEAGQKWRQSAFHHMLENGHDEMVIDLAAPHDFSMIGDLAEKGHKHFAAFVHRFGEAGTIGEMDCFYSYYTTRHSDGFGENHMAALRDLVPVLGLAIKSAAQVEIARTLGRVYLGRETAEQVLRGRMQRGITEKIKAVLWYSDVRGSTAISERIGPDEIIPFLNDYAQASIDAVHDAGGEVLKLIGDGVLAMFTSENMASARRAALRAEHRFRHNIRVLNDRRENENRPTTTAYVGLHVGEVFYGNIGSEDRLDFTVVGPAVNEVSRIASMCASVDRELLTSTDFRTGLDAAGRNYLVSTGRFVLRGISHAQDLYTLDPAVAADEVVGGKYERYLAS; from the coding sequence ATGGAACTGACGCCCCGTTTGCGCCTCATGAATTGGCTGGTCCGCCAGGGTCTGACGGGCTTGCCGGAGAACGACCTGCTGCGCGGCTTCTGCGAGCGCTGTCGGGCCGCCGGCATGCCGCTGTCGCGGGCCATCGTCTTCATCGACACCCTGCATCCGATCTTCGAGGGGCGCGGCTTCCGCTGGAACGACGGCGAGAGCAACGAGGCCGACATCTTCGAATATGGCTCGACCAGTACCGGCGAAGCCGGCCAGAAGTGGCGGCAGTCGGCGTTCCACCACATGCTCGAAAACGGCCATGACGAGATGGTGATCGACCTCGCCGCGCCACACGATTTCTCGATGATCGGCGACCTCGCCGAGAAGGGCCACAAGCATTTCGCGGCGTTCGTGCACCGCTTCGGCGAGGCCGGCACGATCGGCGAGATGGACTGCTTCTATTCCTACTACACGACCCGGCATTCGGACGGTTTCGGTGAGAACCACATGGCCGCGCTGCGCGACCTGGTGCCGGTGCTCGGGCTCGCGATCAAATCGGCGGCGCAGGTCGAGATCGCCCGCACGCTCGGTCGGGTCTATCTCGGCCGCGAGACGGCGGAGCAGGTGCTGCGCGGACGCATGCAGCGCGGCATCACCGAGAAGATCAAGGCCGTGCTGTGGTACTCCGACGTGCGCGGCTCGACCGCGATCAGCGAGCGCATCGGCCCTGACGAGATCATTCCGTTCCTCAACGATTACGCGCAGGCCTCGATCGACGCGGTCCACGACGCGGGTGGCGAGGTGCTGAAGCTGATCGGCGACGGCGTCTTGGCGATGTTCACCAGCGAGAACATGGCAAGCGCCAGGCGCGCGGCACTGCGTGCCGAGCACAGATTCCGCCATAACATCCGCGTGCTGAACGATCGCCGCGAAAACGAGAACCGGCCGACCACCACGGCCTATGTCGGCCTCCATGTCGGCGAAGTCTTCTACGGCAACATCGGCAGCGAGGACCGGCTCGACTTCACCGTGGTCGGGCCCGCCGTCAACGAGGTCAGCCGGATCGCCTCGATGTGTGCCTCGGTTGACCGCGAATTGCTGACCTCGACCGATTTCCGCACCGGGCTGGATGCCGCCGGCCGCAACTACCTGGTTTCCACCGGCCGCTTCGTGTTGCGCGGCATCAGCCACGCGCAGGATCTCTATACGCTGGATCCGGCGGTTGCCGCCGACGAGGTCGTCGGCGGCAAGTATGAGCGGTATCTGGCGAGCTGA
- a CDS encoding DMT family transporter, producing the protein MGEWIGVAMALVSSCLGGTAAAITRYLAGNADPITLAILRWAIGFLCVLPAAVLLGAKWPRRGDWPAVAALGIAFFGVFFVLYNIAMSYTTAARASLALATLPLSTMVVGAVLGIEPLTMRKSAGVSIAVLGVAAALASGLSAAPPGAWRGELIMAAAVLCMAFYNVLSRPLIRRSSALGFLAVGMGAGAAALVAVGAFSGSLATLRAFGASQWIAGLYLGIAGGALAFILWVLALERASPTRVANTMTVNPIAAGLLAKQLVGEPITVSLVAGLIAVCAGIWIATSEAKPA; encoded by the coding sequence ATGGGGGAGTGGATCGGCGTAGCGATGGCTCTGGTCTCGAGCTGCCTCGGCGGCACGGCAGCGGCGATCACGCGGTATCTGGCCGGTAACGCCGACCCGATCACGCTTGCGATCCTACGCTGGGCAATCGGCTTCCTCTGCGTGCTTCCCGCTGCGGTGTTGCTCGGGGCGAAATGGCCGCGGCGCGGGGATTGGCCGGCGGTCGCGGCGCTCGGCATCGCCTTCTTCGGCGTGTTCTTCGTGCTCTACAACATCGCGATGTCCTACACGACGGCGGCACGTGCCAGCCTGGCGCTGGCGACGTTGCCGCTCTCCACCATGGTGGTCGGCGCCGTGCTCGGCATCGAGCCGCTGACGATGCGCAAATCGGCCGGGGTCTCGATTGCGGTGCTCGGCGTCGCCGCGGCGCTCGCATCCGGGCTGTCGGCGGCGCCACCGGGCGCATGGCGCGGCGAGCTGATCATGGCCGCCGCCGTGCTCTGCATGGCGTTTTACAACGTGCTGTCGCGACCGTTGATCCGCCGCTCCAGCGCGCTCGGCTTCCTTGCCGTCGGCATGGGCGCGGGTGCGGCTGCGCTGGTGGCGGTTGGGGCGTTCAGCGGCAGCCTGGCGACGCTCCGCGCGTTCGGCGCATCGCAATGGATCGCCGGGCTCTATCTTGGAATTGCCGGTGGTGCGCTGGCCTTCATCCTGTGGGTGCTGGCGCTCGAGCGGGCCTCACCGACCCGCGTCGCCAACACCATGACGGTCAACCCGATCGCGGCCGGGCTTTTGGCCAAGCAACTGGTCGGCGAGCCGATCACGGTCAGTCTGGTCGCCGGCCTGATCGCGGTCTGCGCCGGAATCTGGATCGCGACGTCGGAGGCCAAGCCGGCCTGA
- a CDS encoding helix-turn-helix domain-containing protein, with protein sequence MSQQRDFAASLRWWRQRKGHSQLELAGRADISQRHLSFLELGRAAPSRDMVIRLAAALDVPLRQQNALLVAAGFAPVWRQTDLAAPELAQIRHALDFILAQQEPFPAVVVDRHWNLLLANAGAVRLVEFLVGPLVSGTPVNLADALIAPGVLRPWLTNWTEVAGYFVRSVEADAAADGTSATADLLKRLLAYDGVEAALTAPPPTSGPVLPMLFRKGDARLQLFTTIATLGTPQDVTLQELRIESFFPMDEATAQIFRDWSSAAKAAQS encoded by the coding sequence ATGTCGCAGCAGCGCGATTTTGCAGCCAGCCTGCGCTGGTGGCGGCAGCGCAAGGGCCACTCCCAGCTCGAGCTCGCCGGTCGCGCGGACATTTCGCAGCGCCATCTGAGCTTCCTGGAGCTCGGCCGGGCCGCGCCGAGCCGCGACATGGTGATCCGGCTTGCCGCGGCGCTCGACGTGCCGCTGCGCCAGCAGAATGCGCTGTTGGTCGCGGCCGGCTTCGCGCCGGTCTGGCGGCAAACCGACCTTGCCGCGCCCGAGCTCGCCCAGATCCGCCACGCGCTGGATTTCATTCTGGCACAGCAGGAGCCATTCCCTGCGGTCGTGGTCGACCGGCACTGGAATCTGCTGCTTGCCAACGCCGGCGCGGTACGGCTGGTGGAATTCCTGGTCGGGCCGCTGGTATCAGGCACACCGGTCAACCTCGCCGACGCGCTGATCGCTCCCGGCGTGCTGCGGCCCTGGCTCACCAACTGGACCGAGGTCGCCGGCTACTTCGTCCGCAGCGTCGAGGCCGATGCGGCCGCCGACGGCACGTCAGCGACGGCGGACCTGCTGAAGCGCCTGCTGGCCTATGACGGCGTCGAGGCCGCGTTGACCGCGCCGCCGCCAACATCCGGGCCGGTGCTGCCGATGTTGTTCCGCAAGGGCGACGCGCGCCTGCAGCTGTTCACGACAATCGCAACGCTGGGGACGCCGCAGGACGTCACGTTGCAGGAACTGCGGATCGAGAGCTTCTTTCCGATGGACGAAGCGACCGCGCAGATTTTTCGAGACTGGTCGAGTGCCGCCAAAGCAGCTCAGTCGTAG
- a CDS encoding N-acyl homoserine lactonase family protein yields MPYADAQPAKSGVERLYILNCGEGVAGDISRWSPGVNEGKSMDFVDNCYLIKHAQGWFLWDTGIPDAVAAMPNGLAPADPKAVAWHRPKTLAAQLDQLGVKPSDIKAIAVSHTHPDHIGNVELFPAAMLYVQKAEYDWPGVNDAPRFKPEHPVTKLEGDRDVFGDGSVTILATPGHTPGHQSLLVKLPKSGAVVLTGDAVHFKDNWDNRRVPSLNASKEQTLASMQKIADTLTKEKAQLWINHDKAQRDGLKLSPEFYD; encoded by the coding sequence ATGCCGTATGCGGACGCCCAGCCGGCGAAATCAGGCGTCGAACGGCTCTACATCCTCAACTGCGGCGAGGGCGTTGCCGGCGACATTTCACGCTGGTCGCCCGGCGTCAATGAAGGCAAGTCGATGGACTTCGTCGACAATTGCTATCTGATCAAGCACGCGCAGGGCTGGTTCCTGTGGGACACCGGCATTCCCGACGCGGTAGCCGCGATGCCGAACGGCCTTGCACCGGCCGATCCCAAAGCCGTCGCGTGGCACCGGCCGAAGACGCTCGCCGCGCAGCTCGACCAGCTCGGCGTGAAGCCGTCGGACATCAAGGCGATCGCCGTCTCGCATACCCATCCCGATCACATCGGCAATGTCGAGCTGTTCCCGGCCGCGATGCTGTACGTGCAGAAGGCGGAGTATGACTGGCCGGGCGTCAACGACGCGCCGCGCTTCAAGCCCGAGCATCCGGTCACCAAGCTCGAGGGTGATCGCGACGTGTTCGGCGACGGCAGCGTCACCATTTTGGCGACGCCGGGCCACACGCCCGGCCACCAGTCGCTGCTGGTGAAGCTGCCGAAAAGCGGCGCGGTCGTGCTGACCGGCGACGCCGTCCACTTCAAGGACAATTGGGACAACCGGCGCGTGCCGAGCCTGAACGCCAGCAAGGAGCAGACGCTGGCCTCGATGCAGAAGATCGCCGACACGCTGACCAAGGAGAAGGCGCAGCTCTGGATCAACCACGACAAGGCGCAGCGCGACGGGCTGAAGCTGTCGCCGGAGTTCTACGACTGA